In Sordaria macrospora chromosome 5, complete sequence, a single window of DNA contains:
- a CDS encoding 40S ribosomal protein uS12: MSGGKPRGLNAARKLRNNRREQRWSDLHYKKRALGTAFKSSPFGGSSHAKGIVLEKVGVEAKQPNSAIRKCVRVQLIKNGKKVTAFVPNDGCLNFVDENDEVLLAGFGRKGKAKGDIPGVRFKVVKVSGVGLLALWKEKKEKPRS, encoded by the exons ATGTCTGGAGGAAAGCCCCGTGGTCTTAACGCGGCCCGCAAGCTGCGCAACAACCGTCGCGAGCAGCGTTGGTCCGATCTTCACTACAAGAAGAGGGCTCTCGGCACTGCCTTCAAGTCCAG ccCCTTCGGTGGTTCTTCCCACGCCAAGGGCATTGTGctcgagaaggtcggcgTTGAGGCCAAGCAGCCTAACTCC GCTATCCGCAAGTGTGTCCGTGTCCAGCTCatcaagaacggcaagaaggtcACTGCTTTCG TCCCCAACGATGGTTGCTTGAACTTCGTTGACGAGAACGACGaggtcctcctcgccggtTTCGGtcgcaagggcaaggccaagggtgATATTCCCGGTGTCCGCTTCAAGGTCGTCAAGGTCTCTGGTGTCggtctcctcgccctctggaaggagaagaaggagaagcccCGCTCTTAA